In Streptomyces roseifaciens, a single genomic region encodes these proteins:
- a CDS encoding helix-turn-helix transcriptional regulator — MSDTPARLLRLLSLLQSPREWPGHELADRLGVSPRTIRRDIDRLRELGYPVHATQGNTGGYRLTAGTAMPPLLLDDEEAVAIAIGLRAAAAGSVTGIEETSVRALTKLEQVLPSRLRRRVTVLQEAAVAVPQGGPTADAEHLALIAAACVAHEKLRFTYRAANGSETRRLVEPHRLVAAGRRWYLVAHDCDRADWRTFRLDRLTDPLRTGARVPARELPEGVDAATWVAGTLSGTAGHRALLLVHAPAEQVADRIPATLGVVEAADEDTCRLLTGADSLEYLAYRVAVLGFDFDVLDPPELGEHLRVLGERVLRAARSAGQEAGAR; from the coding sequence ATGAGTGATACACCCGCCCGCCTTCTGCGACTGCTCTCGCTACTGCAGTCCCCGCGCGAATGGCCGGGCCACGAGCTCGCCGACCGCCTCGGCGTGAGCCCTCGCACCATCCGCCGCGACATCGACCGCCTGCGCGAACTCGGCTACCCCGTCCACGCCACCCAGGGCAACACCGGCGGCTACCGGCTGACCGCCGGCACCGCCATGCCACCCCTCCTCCTGGACGACGAGGAAGCCGTCGCCATCGCCATCGGTCTGCGCGCCGCCGCGGCCGGCTCGGTCACCGGCATCGAGGAGACCTCCGTACGCGCTCTCACCAAGCTGGAACAGGTCCTCCCCTCCCGGCTGCGCCGCCGCGTGACCGTGCTCCAGGAAGCCGCCGTCGCCGTCCCCCAGGGCGGCCCCACCGCCGATGCCGAGCACCTGGCACTGATCGCGGCCGCCTGCGTCGCGCACGAGAAGCTCCGCTTCACCTACCGCGCCGCGAACGGCAGCGAGACGCGGCGCCTGGTCGAACCCCACCGGCTGGTGGCCGCCGGGCGCCGCTGGTACCTGGTCGCGCACGACTGCGACCGCGCCGACTGGCGCACCTTCCGCCTCGACCGCCTCACCGACCCCTTGCGCACCGGCGCCCGCGTACCGGCCCGCGAGCTGCCCGAAGGGGTCGACGCCGCGACGTGGGTGGCCGGCACCCTCAGCGGAACCGCCGGTCACCGCGCCCTGCTGCTCGTCCACGCCCCCGCCGAGCAGGTCGCCGACCGGATCCCGGCCACCCTCGGCGTCGTCGAAGCCGCCGACGAGGACACCTGCCGCCTGCTCACCGGGGCGGACTCCCTCGAATACCTCGCCTACCGCGTCGCCGTCCTCGGCTTCGACTTCGACGTCCTCGACCCGCCCGAACTCGGCGAACACCTGCGGGTACTGGGCGAACGCGTCCTGCGTGCCGCACGCAGCGCCGGGCAGGAAGCCGGTGCGCGATGA
- a CDS encoding Gfo/Idh/MocA family protein translates to MKIGLLGTGFAVAHAGVYAARPGTEVVVYGRSPEKLAMFARNFGFATTTEVDAIYDDPDVDLVDVCLPTALHKEHILRALAAGKHVLCELPIAPTVAEAEEITRAAEASDKHVFIDMFMRVHPAVQHLHRVIRDGSLGELRALRSYRKAGPIWGPVDLGLGKLALEVMLSDLDYTVAALGLPREIHATGVTAGDGRAAAETVLRYDDAVVEYTASSMVPASYGVTHGFEATFTEGVLELHERPFERTGPVMRLTEYTPAGSREVGLSPADNYTAAINHVLDCVAKGTEDTLLTPRAATETLRLALDVDQALTRS, encoded by the coding sequence ATGAAGATCGGACTGCTGGGAACCGGATTCGCCGTCGCCCACGCCGGCGTCTACGCCGCCCGCCCCGGCACCGAGGTGGTCGTCTACGGACGCAGCCCCGAGAAGCTCGCGATGTTCGCCCGGAACTTCGGCTTCGCCACGACCACGGAGGTGGACGCGATCTACGACGACCCGGACGTCGACCTGGTGGACGTCTGCCTGCCGACGGCCCTGCACAAGGAGCACATCCTGCGGGCGCTGGCGGCCGGCAAGCACGTGCTGTGCGAGCTGCCCATCGCCCCCACCGTCGCCGAGGCCGAGGAGATCACCCGCGCCGCCGAAGCGAGCGACAAGCACGTGTTCATCGACATGTTCATGCGGGTGCACCCGGCCGTGCAGCACCTGCACCGGGTGATCCGGGACGGCTCCCTCGGTGAGCTGCGCGCCCTGCGCTCGTACCGCAAGGCCGGCCCGATCTGGGGCCCGGTCGACCTGGGCCTGGGCAAGCTCGCGCTGGAGGTGATGCTCTCCGACCTGGACTACACCGTCGCCGCCCTCGGCCTGCCGCGGGAAATCCACGCCACCGGGGTCACCGCCGGCGACGGGCGGGCCGCTGCCGAGACCGTGCTGCGCTACGACGACGCGGTCGTGGAGTACACCGCCTCGTCGATGGTCCCGGCCTCGTACGGCGTCACCCACGGCTTCGAGGCCACGTTCACCGAAGGGGTCCTCGAACTGCACGAGCGTCCCTTCGAGCGCACCGGCCCGGTCATGCGCCTGACCGAGTACACCCCGGCCGGCTCCCGCGAGGTCGGCCTCTCCCCCGCCGACAACTACACCGCCGCGATCAACCACGTTCTGGACTGCGTCGCCAAGGGCACCGAGGACACCCTCCTCACCCCACGCGCGGCCACCGAGACGCTGCGACTGGCGCTCGACGTCGACCAGGCCCTCACCCGGTCCTGA
- a CDS encoding FAD-binding oxidoreductase, whose translation MSGRSPSARFEGTLIRRGDRAYDRARDAAVWNGLKPERFPEAIVQAASERDVPEALSYARSGGLRISTRSGGHNWSGSQLRDGSLLIDLSGLRRCSIDPGSATAAVGPAATGEDLVKALAPYDLAFPVGHCPSVAVGGFLLSGGLGWNSRAWGPSCADVLEIQAVTADGRTVTCSETENPDLFWAARGAGPGFFAVVTRFRLRLHPHPGAVVTTSLTFPLAATGPVAAWAEQVARELPVNVETALVLTASGEPTTTAPPGPRILVGMTTFATTHEEALAAFSPAGSCPFADSIVLRQEPEPTSFARLHQGTGAAWLSAHRYAADTLWSEESYETQLNRMADAVAHAPSGNSLVLAPVQPVSEEPALLRNMAFSPLGESYLVCYAIWNDPAADATNAQWLRDAMASADPSGHGGHYIAETDLEADASRARRSYAPADWDRLQELKAAWDPENVFHSYLAP comes from the coding sequence ATGTCCGGGCGCTCACCCTCAGCACGCTTCGAAGGAACCCTGATCCGGCGGGGCGACCGCGCGTACGACAGAGCCAGGGACGCCGCGGTGTGGAACGGGCTCAAACCGGAGCGCTTCCCCGAGGCCATCGTGCAGGCGGCGTCCGAGCGGGACGTTCCGGAGGCCCTTTCCTACGCACGCTCCGGGGGCTTGCGCATCTCGACGCGTTCCGGTGGACACAACTGGTCCGGCTCCCAGCTCCGCGACGGGAGCCTGCTGATCGACCTCTCCGGGCTCCGGCGGTGCAGCATCGACCCGGGATCGGCGACGGCCGCTGTGGGGCCCGCCGCCACCGGGGAGGATCTGGTCAAGGCGCTGGCTCCGTACGACCTCGCCTTTCCCGTGGGCCACTGCCCTTCCGTCGCGGTGGGCGGATTCCTGCTCAGCGGCGGACTCGGTTGGAACTCTCGCGCCTGGGGACCGTCATGCGCCGACGTCCTGGAGATCCAGGCCGTCACCGCCGACGGCCGGACGGTCACCTGCAGCGAGACCGAGAACCCCGACCTCTTCTGGGCCGCCCGCGGCGCGGGGCCCGGCTTCTTCGCCGTCGTCACCCGCTTCCGGCTCCGCTTGCACCCCCACCCGGGGGCCGTCGTGACCACCAGCCTCACCTTCCCACTGGCCGCAACCGGTCCCGTGGCGGCCTGGGCGGAACAGGTCGCACGCGAACTCCCGGTGAACGTCGAGACGGCTCTCGTCCTCACGGCTTCCGGTGAACCGACCACCACAGCACCGCCCGGTCCGCGGATCCTGGTCGGCATGACCACATTCGCCACGACGCACGAGGAAGCACTTGCCGCTTTCTCGCCCGCCGGGTCCTGCCCCTTCGCCGACAGCATCGTCCTCCGGCAGGAGCCCGAGCCGACGTCGTTCGCCCGCCTGCACCAGGGCACCGGTGCGGCATGGCTTTCGGCGCACCGGTACGCGGCCGACACGCTGTGGTCGGAGGAGTCGTACGAGACGCAACTGAACCGTATGGCCGACGCGGTGGCCCACGCGCCCTCCGGTAATTCTCTCGTGCTCGCGCCGGTGCAGCCCGTATCCGAAGAGCCCGCCCTGCTACGGAACATGGCCTTCTCGCCGCTCGGCGAGTCCTACCTCGTGTGCTACGCGATCTGGAACGATCCCGCTGCGGACGCGACCAACGCGCAGTGGCTGCGGGACGCCATGGCTTCGGCCGATCCGTCGGGGCACGGCGGGCACTACATCGCCGAGACGGACCTGGAAGCCGACGCCTCCCGGGCCCGGCGCTCGTACGCACCCGCCGACTGGGACCGCCTGCAGGAGCTCAAAGCCGCATGGGACCCGGAGAACGTCTTCCACTCCTACCTGGCACCGTGA
- a CDS encoding helix-turn-helix transcriptional regulator translates to MTTDMPARMLRLLSLLQARREWAGTELADRLGVTTRTLRRDIDRLRELGYPVEGTTGRAGGYRLAAGTAMPPLVLDDDEAIAVAVALRTATTDVTGIEETALRALAKLEQVLPARLRAQVTALQHATTAPVAYGGDARNRADPAVLALLAAACRDHEIVTFDYATRHGTPCPRRVEPHSLVPAAGRWYLVAYDTRKDDWRTYRLDRITDPAPTGHRVPPRELPAPDPAAYVAAKIASAPARYRAVATVAAPADAVLARTQGLPERVTPIGTDTCTVDLSGDSLHRIAQLLAALGGITTVEADPEVLAHLRDTARRTLRLTEGRGVPDTPPAGEQG, encoded by the coding sequence ATGACGACCGACATGCCCGCCCGGATGCTCCGGCTGCTCTCGCTCCTCCAGGCCCGCCGCGAATGGGCCGGTACGGAGCTCGCCGACCGGCTCGGCGTCACCACCCGCACCCTGCGCCGCGACATCGACCGCCTGCGCGAGCTCGGCTATCCCGTCGAGGGCACCACCGGCCGCGCAGGCGGATACCGCCTCGCCGCCGGCACCGCCATGCCGCCACTGGTCCTGGACGACGACGAGGCCATCGCCGTTGCCGTCGCCCTGCGCACCGCCACCACGGACGTCACCGGCATCGAGGAAACCGCCCTACGCGCCCTCGCCAAACTCGAACAGGTCCTCCCCGCCCGCCTGCGCGCCCAGGTCACCGCACTCCAGCACGCCACCACCGCACCCGTCGCCTACGGAGGCGATGCACGCAACCGGGCCGACCCGGCGGTGCTGGCCCTGCTGGCCGCGGCCTGCCGCGACCACGAGATCGTCACCTTCGACTACGCCACCCGCCACGGCACCCCCTGCCCCCGCCGCGTCGAACCCCACAGTCTCGTCCCCGCGGCCGGTCGCTGGTACCTCGTCGCCTACGACACCCGCAAAGACGACTGGCGCACCTACCGCCTCGACCGCATCACCGACCCTGCCCCCACCGGCCACCGCGTCCCGCCCCGCGAACTGCCCGCACCCGACCCCGCCGCCTACGTGGCCGCGAAGATCGCCTCTGCGCCCGCCCGCTACCGCGCCGTCGCCACGGTCGCGGCCCCCGCGGACGCCGTCCTCGCCCGCACCCAGGGCCTGCCCGAGCGCGTCACGCCCATCGGTACCGACACCTGCACGGTCGACCTCTCCGGTGACTCCCTCCACCGCATCGCCCAACTCCTCGCGGCACTCGGCGGGATCACCACTGTCGAGGCCGACCCGGAAGTCCTCGCCCACTTGCGCGACACGGCGCGACGCACTCTACGGCTCACGGAGGGCAGAGGCGTGCCCGATACGCCTCCGGCCGGAGAACAGGGGTGA
- a CDS encoding antibiotic biosynthesis monooxygenase, translating into MTSQKVRAGHADEYQRWQNRTNEAAREFDGFEGSEVYPPGAGSENEWVAVFRFSGIDYLTAWLESDRRQQLLAEGRRLFEEDPTQEVLRGGTTAEQTPETVTAVISHQVKPGREEGFLRWQEKVLKAQEKSPGFMGSELFKPVEGVEERWVAVFRFDSREHLEEWLESDARSRLLEEGRAYFASYDVRKVGSAFSGWFRFGKGAQDAAPPNWKQAMSVILALYPTVMVLNLTVGYELDDLKVPGYIGLFIGNVLSVSILTWVLMPLVNKALGFWLAPSRARSLRVHVAGAAAVVLCYLLIIVVFGLTTH; encoded by the coding sequence GTGACCTCGCAGAAAGTGCGCGCAGGCCACGCCGACGAGTACCAGCGCTGGCAGAACCGGACGAACGAGGCGGCCCGCGAATTCGACGGGTTCGAGGGATCCGAGGTGTACCCGCCCGGCGCGGGCTCCGAAAACGAATGGGTAGCAGTATTCCGATTCTCCGGGATCGACTACCTCACCGCCTGGCTGGAATCGGACCGCCGGCAGCAACTGCTCGCCGAAGGCCGGAGACTCTTCGAAGAGGACCCGACACAAGAGGTGCTCCGCGGCGGCACCACGGCCGAACAGACCCCCGAGACCGTCACGGCCGTCATCTCCCACCAGGTGAAGCCCGGGCGCGAGGAGGGCTTCCTGCGGTGGCAGGAGAAGGTCCTCAAAGCGCAGGAGAAGTCCCCCGGATTCATGGGGTCCGAGTTGTTCAAACCGGTCGAGGGGGTCGAGGAACGCTGGGTCGCCGTCTTCCGGTTCGACTCCCGCGAGCACCTCGAGGAATGGCTCGAGTCCGATGCCCGCAGCAGGCTGCTCGAAGAGGGGCGCGCCTACTTCGCCTCCTACGACGTACGCAAGGTCGGGTCCGCATTCAGCGGCTGGTTCCGCTTCGGCAAGGGCGCGCAGGACGCTGCTCCGCCCAACTGGAAGCAGGCCATGTCCGTGATCCTCGCGCTCTATCCCACGGTCATGGTGCTGAACCTGACCGTGGGATACGAGCTGGACGATCTCAAGGTGCCCGGATACATAGGCCTGTTCATCGGCAACGTACTGAGCGTCAGCATACTGACCTGGGTACTGATGCCTCTGGTGAACAAGGCTCTGGGCTTCTGGCTCGCACCCAGCCGCGCGCGCAGCCTCCGCGTCCACGTGGCGGGTGCTGCGGCAGTGGTGCTCTGTTATCTCCTGATCATCGTGGTCTTCGGCCTGACAACCCACTGA
- a CDS encoding nucleoside deaminase, which translates to MEHKELITEAVRLATESVENGWGGPFGAVITRDGEIIARGQNRVLLTGDPTAHAEVETIRKAVQYLNPEAPSIAEEHQNESTLEYVPRPEGSPDPVPERARMLQGCSIYISGAPCPMCMSAIYWSRIDAVYFSCALDDTRRIGFDDSFQYEDFGKPLDERRIKIEQMHPEIGAHAYDAWTNKPNRHPY; encoded by the coding sequence ATGGAACACAAAGAGCTCATCACCGAAGCGGTGCGCCTCGCCACCGAGTCCGTGGAGAACGGCTGGGGCGGCCCCTTCGGCGCAGTGATCACCCGAGACGGGGAGATCATCGCCCGCGGACAGAACCGGGTCCTGCTGACCGGAGACCCCACGGCCCACGCCGAAGTCGAAACCATCCGCAAGGCCGTGCAATACCTCAACCCCGAGGCGCCGTCGATCGCCGAAGAGCATCAGAACGAGAGCACGCTGGAATACGTCCCCCGCCCTGAAGGCTCACCGGACCCCGTACCCGAGCGGGCCCGCATGCTCCAAGGCTGCTCCATCTACATCAGCGGCGCTCCGTGCCCGATGTGCATGAGCGCCATCTACTGGTCCCGGATCGACGCCGTCTACTTCAGCTGCGCCTTGGACGACACCCGGCGCATCGGTTTCGACGATTCGTTCCAGTACGAGGACTTCGGGAAGCCGCTCGACGAGCGGAGAATCAAGATCGAGCAAATGCATCCCGAAATCGGCGCGCACGCCTACGACGCATGGACGAACAAGCCGAACCGGCACCCGTATTGA
- a CDS encoding VOC family protein, producing the protein MSFMSPGSVVWFEIGTADIAAVRDFYGSVLGWTFETDQDSSTDGRVYTRIMAPGAPWPMGAIEQGGSGGTGGEAVNLSVLSADVHDDVERLKRLGATVVVPPTTVGEVTVFARLRDPLGNVFALFSRTTSEQLEERAAATEEHIEQAAYAPVPGGFAWFEIGTTDPRATREFYEAAFGWRFEKDDSAGGKPYYNVFTGNEWPSGGMYDHSTGPGGADYTMPSFMVTDVAATVAGAVAAGATVEHGPDGNPDGLAFARLIDLKGNRFGLFSMPRQP; encoded by the coding sequence ATGAGCTTCATGTCCCCCGGATCCGTAGTCTGGTTCGAGATCGGCACCGCCGACATCGCCGCCGTGCGGGACTTCTACGGAAGCGTGCTCGGCTGGACCTTCGAGACCGACCAGGACTCCTCCACCGACGGACGCGTCTACACCCGCATCATGGCCCCGGGCGCCCCGTGGCCCATGGGCGCGATCGAGCAGGGCGGGAGCGGCGGCACCGGTGGCGAGGCCGTCAACCTCTCCGTGCTGTCCGCGGACGTCCACGATGACGTCGAGCGCCTGAAGAGGCTCGGCGCGACCGTCGTCGTCCCGCCCACCACGGTCGGCGAGGTCACCGTCTTCGCCCGGCTCCGCGACCCGCTCGGCAACGTCTTCGCCCTCTTCTCCCGCACGACCTCGGAGCAGCTGGAAGAGCGGGCGGCCGCGACGGAGGAGCACATCGAGCAGGCCGCCTACGCGCCCGTCCCGGGCGGCTTCGCCTGGTTCGAGATCGGCACCACCGACCCGCGGGCCACCCGCGAGTTCTACGAGGCCGCGTTCGGCTGGCGGTTCGAGAAGGACGACAGTGCGGGCGGCAAGCCGTACTACAACGTCTTCACCGGAAACGAGTGGCCCTCGGGCGGCATGTACGACCACAGCACCGGCCCGGGCGGCGCCGACTACACCATGCCCTCGTTCATGGTCACCGATGTGGCCGCGACGGTCGCCGGGGCCGTCGCTGCGGGGGCGACGGTCGAGCACGGTCCGGACGGCAACCCGGACGGGCTGGCCTTCGCCCGCCTGATCGACCTGAAGGGCAACCGCTTCGGCCTGTTCTCGATGCCCCGGCAGCCCTGA
- a CDS encoding ATP-binding cassette domain-containing protein, which produces MSTKPRRDDHGIVITRAREHNLKDVCLTIPKGMITVFTGVSGSGKSSVVFDTIAVESQRQLNETFPAFVRNRLPKYEKPEADGIGNLSPAIVVDQKPVGGGSRSTVGTMTDIASLIRLLFSRAGTPSAGMSTAYSFNDPSGACPTCQGLGRTVQLDLDRFFDRSKSLNTGALLFPLFNVGGVQWTLFTRSGLFDNDKPLRSYTKKEWQTLLHGSTDGEVKIELATRMGTQNVTYEGIVDRFNRLYLNRDLSTLSKRTRDAVEKFTTDAECPGCRGARLNAAALKTKVGGLSIADHMAMEITDLIRVLGEVDHPLGTPIARAAIEGLRRIDEIGLGYLHLGRETGSLSGGEGQRLKIVRNLGSSLTGMTYIFDEPSTGLHPRDVHRVGKLLTRLRDQGNTLLIVEHDRDVIALADHVVDMGPGAGTHGGHVVFEGSVAGLRRARTLTGRHLGRALPVKEDVRTPTGHLPVTGASLHNLKNVSVDIPTGVLVAVTGVAGSGKSTLISEEFTARHPEAVFIDQSAIGANSRSTPATWVGIMDTVRKLFADANGVPAGLFSFNSTGACPACGGKGTVTADMAFADPVTTVCESCRGLRYSAEALAHTLRGRTVTDVLALTAEEACAFFTGRGEKGVRAALETLVEVGLGYLTLGQPLSTLSGGERQRLKLAGHLGSRSSIYVLDEPTTGLHMADVETLQRLLDRLVDDGNTVIVIEHNLDVVKRADRVIDMGPEGGRHGGQVLFTGTPAQLLEHRTSHTARALRKDLAA; this is translated from the coding sequence ATGAGCACCAAGCCCCGTCGTGACGATCACGGCATCGTCATCACCCGTGCCCGCGAGCACAACCTCAAGGACGTCTGCCTGACCATCCCCAAGGGGATGATCACGGTGTTCACGGGGGTGTCCGGATCCGGAAAGTCCTCGGTGGTCTTCGACACGATCGCCGTCGAGTCCCAGCGGCAGCTCAACGAGACCTTCCCGGCCTTCGTCCGCAACCGCCTGCCGAAATACGAGAAGCCCGAGGCCGACGGCATCGGCAACCTTTCTCCCGCGATCGTGGTGGACCAGAAGCCGGTCGGCGGCGGGAGCCGCTCGACGGTCGGCACGATGACGGACATCGCCTCGCTCATACGGCTGCTGTTCTCCCGCGCGGGCACGCCGTCCGCGGGCATGTCCACCGCGTACTCCTTCAACGACCCCTCCGGGGCCTGCCCCACCTGCCAAGGGCTCGGCCGTACCGTCCAGCTCGACCTGGACCGCTTCTTCGACCGGAGCAAGTCCCTGAACACCGGGGCCCTGCTCTTCCCTCTGTTCAATGTCGGGGGCGTGCAGTGGACGCTGTTCACCCGCTCCGGACTGTTCGACAACGACAAGCCGCTGCGCTCGTACACGAAGAAGGAGTGGCAAACGCTGCTGCACGGCAGCACCGACGGCGAGGTGAAGATCGAGCTTGCGACCCGGATGGGGACCCAGAACGTCACCTACGAGGGCATCGTCGACCGCTTCAACCGGCTCTACCTCAACCGGGACCTTTCCACACTCTCGAAGCGGACACGGGACGCGGTGGAGAAGTTCACCACCGACGCCGAGTGCCCCGGCTGCCGGGGCGCACGGCTCAATGCGGCCGCCCTGAAGACGAAGGTGGGCGGGCTGTCCATCGCCGACCACATGGCCATGGAGATCACCGACCTGATCCGCGTCCTGGGCGAGGTCGACCATCCTCTGGGTACGCCGATCGCGAGGGCGGCGATCGAAGGTCTGCGGCGCATCGACGAGATCGGGCTGGGCTATCTGCACCTGGGCCGGGAGACCGGTTCGCTCTCCGGCGGCGAGGGGCAGCGGCTGAAGATCGTGCGCAACCTGGGCTCCAGCCTCACCGGCATGACCTACATCTTCGACGAGCCCTCCACCGGCCTGCACCCGCGCGACGTCCACCGCGTGGGCAAGCTGCTGACCCGGCTGCGGGACCAGGGCAACACGCTGCTGATCGTCGAGCACGACCGGGACGTCATCGCGCTGGCCGACCACGTCGTCGACATGGGCCCCGGCGCCGGCACCCATGGCGGTCACGTCGTCTTCGAGGGCAGCGTCGCCGGCCTGCGCCGGGCACGAACCCTCACGGGCCGCCACTTGGGCCGTGCGCTGCCGGTGAAGGAGGACGTCCGCACCCCCACCGGGCACCTGCCGGTCACGGGGGCGAGCCTGCACAACCTCAAGAACGTGTCCGTGGACATCCCCACCGGTGTCCTGGTCGCGGTCACCGGCGTGGCCGGGTCCGGCAAGTCCACGCTCATATCGGAGGAGTTCACCGCCCGGCATCCCGAGGCGGTCTTCATCGACCAGAGCGCGATCGGCGCGAACTCCCGCTCCACCCCGGCAACCTGGGTCGGGATCATGGACACCGTGCGCAAGCTCTTCGCCGACGCCAACGGCGTTCCGGCGGGCCTGTTCAGCTTCAACTCCACCGGCGCCTGCCCGGCCTGCGGCGGAAAGGGCACCGTCACCGCGGACATGGCCTTCGCCGACCCGGTCACCACGGTGTGCGAGTCCTGCCGCGGCCTTCGCTACAGCGCCGAGGCGCTCGCGCACACCCTGCGCGGCAGGACGGTCACCGATGTCCTCGCCCTGACCGCCGAGGAGGCATGCGCGTTCTTCACCGGACGGGGAGAGAAGGGCGTGCGGGCGGCGCTGGAGACGCTCGTGGAGGTCGGGCTCGGCTACCTCACACTGGGGCAGCCCTTGTCGACCCTGTCCGGGGGCGAACGCCAGCGCCTGAAGCTCGCCGGGCACCTCGGCAGCCGCAGCAGCATCTACGTGCTGGACGAGCCCACCACCGGCCTGCACATGGCGGACGTGGAAACCCTCCAGCGGCTGCTGGACCGGCTGGTCGACGACGGCAACACGGTCATCGTCATCGAGCACAACCTCGATGTCGTCAAGCGCGCCGACCGGGTCATCGACATGGGCCCGGAGGGCGGCCGCCACGGCGGGCAGGTCCTGTTCACCGGAACCCCCGCCCAGTTGCTCGAGCACCGCACCTCCCACACCGCACGAGCCCTGCGGAAGGACCTGGCTGCATGA
- a CDS encoding MFS transporter — MNPPATASSVPSHAPPDPRRWPALAALLTATLMDVIDVTIVNVAIPHIQDDLGASYTAVQWTVAGYALTFALLLITGGRLGDVFGRKRMFLLGIAGFTVASALCGLAANAPMLIAARVAQGAMAGLMVPQVLATVHVTFPKGERAKVFGIHGAITATGTILGPVLGGILVQADLFDLSWRPIFLINLPVGLAALLIASRAMGESKAEQPPRVDLVGMGLAALGLLMLIYPLTEGRSLDWPVWTFLMMAAGVCVLAVFVVHQRAKTACDDSPLMPTGLFKARSFSAGIGVQLLVTLSLSVFFLAWMIYLQIGLGYSALRAGLAGLPFSVAVMAGAGLAMGALVPRFGRIVLQAGALLMVAGLLLFSWQVGAAGPAIGYWQMAWPMVVLGLGMGMIVAPLTDTVLTDVPVRDAGSASGVSATAGQLGSAFGAALVAVVFFGLLSSHTANDDVTARLRTDLATTSLGTEQADRAVTAFTMCHRERAAQADPGRTPGSCTALAPAHGDPRAADALRRAGQQANARTYTDTIGESVLYVTGLIAAALLLMFALPRKVRTPDPAADQQDTTPTTAVNTA, encoded by the coding sequence ATGAATCCCCCTGCCACCGCCTCCTCCGTCCCCTCCCATGCTCCGCCTGATCCGCGCCGTTGGCCGGCCCTGGCCGCGCTGCTGACGGCGACGCTGATGGACGTCATCGACGTGACGATCGTCAACGTCGCCATCCCCCACATCCAGGACGACCTCGGCGCGTCCTACACCGCCGTGCAGTGGACGGTCGCCGGGTACGCGCTGACCTTCGCGCTGCTGCTGATCACCGGCGGGCGGCTCGGTGACGTCTTCGGCCGCAAGCGGATGTTCCTGCTCGGCATCGCCGGGTTCACCGTGGCGTCCGCGCTGTGCGGGCTCGCGGCGAACGCGCCGATGCTGATCGCCGCGCGCGTCGCGCAGGGCGCGATGGCGGGTCTGATGGTTCCGCAGGTCCTGGCGACCGTGCACGTCACCTTCCCCAAGGGGGAGCGGGCGAAGGTCTTCGGCATCCACGGGGCGATCACCGCCACCGGCACCATCCTCGGCCCCGTCCTGGGCGGCATCCTCGTACAGGCCGACCTGTTCGACCTGTCCTGGCGGCCGATCTTCCTGATCAACCTGCCCGTCGGCCTGGCCGCCCTGCTGATCGCCTCCCGCGCGATGGGCGAGTCGAAGGCCGAGCAGCCGCCGCGCGTGGACCTCGTGGGCATGGGGCTGGCCGCGCTGGGCCTGCTGATGCTCATCTACCCGCTCACCGAGGGCCGTTCGCTGGACTGGCCCGTCTGGACCTTCCTCATGATGGCCGCCGGCGTCTGCGTGCTCGCCGTGTTCGTCGTGCACCAGAGGGCCAAGACCGCCTGTGACGACAGCCCGCTGATGCCCACCGGGCTGTTCAAGGCCCGCAGCTTCAGCGCCGGGATCGGCGTGCAGCTGCTGGTGACGCTCAGTCTGAGCGTGTTCTTCCTCGCCTGGATGATCTACCTTCAGATCGGCCTCGGCTACAGCGCCCTGCGCGCTGGCCTGGCCGGACTGCCGTTCTCCGTCGCCGTCATGGCCGGCGCCGGGCTGGCGATGGGCGCACTGGTGCCCAGGTTCGGCCGCATCGTTCTCCAGGCCGGCGCCTTGCTGATGGTCGCGGGACTGCTGCTGTTCTCATGGCAGGTCGGCGCGGCGGGACCGGCGATCGGTTACTGGCAGATGGCCTGGCCCATGGTGGTCCTCGGACTCGGCATGGGAATGATCGTCGCCCCGCTCACCGACACCGTCCTGACCGACGTCCCCGTCCGTGACGCGGGCTCCGCCTCCGGTGTCAGCGCCACGGCCGGCCAGCTCGGCAGCGCCTTCGGCGCGGCCCTGGTCGCGGTCGTCTTCTTCGGACTGCTCAGCAGCCACACGGCGAACGACGACGTCACCGCCAGGCTCCGCACCGACCTGGCCACCACGTCGCTCGGCACCGAGCAGGCCGACCGTGCGGTGACCGCATTCACGATGTGCCACCGCGAACGCGCCGCCCAGGCCGACCCCGGCCGCACCCCGGGCAGCTGCACCGCCCTGGCGCCTGCGCACGGCGACCCGCGTGCCGCGGACGCCCTGCGACGGGCCGGACAGCAGGCCAACGCGCGGACCTACACCGACACGATCGGCGAGAGCGTCCTGTACGTCACGGGACTGATCGCCGCAGCTCTCCTGCTGATGTTCGCCCTGCCCCGGAAGGTCCGTACGCCGGACCCCGCGGCGGACCAGCAGGACACCACCCCCACAACCGCTGTCAACACGGCCTGA